In Desulfomonile tiedjei, a single genomic region encodes these proteins:
- the corA gene encoding magnesium/cobalt transporter CorA: MSRQRSQGNARVYGPGLGSRFRAATKKRARKSGLPPGTVVHVGKERTEKVRISVIDYDEANAVESEVTNINELHTFLDKPTVTWINIDGVHDLKVIENIGHLFNLHPLIMEDIANTTQRPKAEDLEDYLFIVFRVLEFDEGKGEINSEQISLILGSNYLISFQENREDLFDPIRERIRASKGRIRKGGPDYLAYALLDSVVDNYFVLLEKLGEKLEFLEEELVKAPAPDTLQTIHKLKTYMIFMRKSVWPLREVINRLLDGESPLIKSLTMPYLRDVYDHTIHVIDTMETSRDIISGMLDIYLSSISYRLNEIMKVLTIIATLFIPLTFLVGWYGMNFKSMPEYEWRYGYAWVISIALCMVFAMLVYFKRKRWW; encoded by the coding sequence ATGAGCCGACAGAGGAGTCAAGGTAACGCCAGAGTTTACGGACCAGGCTTGGGGAGCCGTTTTCGAGCCGCAACCAAAAAACGAGCACGGAAATCAGGCCTGCCTCCGGGCACTGTGGTCCACGTTGGGAAGGAACGAACGGAAAAAGTTCGGATTTCCGTTATTGACTACGACGAAGCAAACGCGGTTGAGTCAGAGGTAACAAATATCAATGAGCTTCACACCTTCCTCGACAAACCGACTGTCACATGGATAAACATCGACGGCGTTCACGATCTGAAAGTTATTGAAAATATCGGCCATCTCTTCAATCTGCATCCATTGATCATGGAGGACATAGCAAATACAACCCAGCGCCCAAAGGCGGAGGACCTCGAAGATTACCTCTTCATCGTTTTCCGGGTGCTCGAATTCGATGAAGGGAAGGGAGAGATAAACTCCGAGCAGATCAGCCTGATTCTGGGATCGAACTATCTCATCAGTTTTCAAGAAAATCGAGAGGACCTCTTCGATCCCATTCGTGAACGAATCAGAGCCTCCAAAGGACGGATAAGAAAAGGTGGGCCGGACTACCTGGCATACGCCCTGCTGGACAGCGTGGTAGACAATTATTTTGTTTTGCTGGAGAAGCTGGGCGAAAAGCTGGAATTTCTGGAAGAAGAACTCGTCAAAGCCCCTGCGCCGGACACCCTCCAAACAATTCACAAATTGAAGACCTACATGATCTTTATGCGAAAATCGGTGTGGCCTCTGCGAGAGGTGATCAACCGGTTGCTGGATGGGGAATCGCCTCTAATCAAGAGCCTTACGATGCCGTATCTCAGAGACGTTTACGATCACACCATTCACGTTATTGACACAATGGAAACTTCCCGTGACATAATTTCCGGTATGTTGGATATTTATCTGTCCAGTATAAGCTACCGGCTCAACGAGATTATGAAAGTCCTTACCATCATTGCCACCCTGTTCATTCCCCTGACCTTTCTGGTCGGCTGGTACGGGATGAACTTCAAGTCCATGCCGGAATATGAGTGGCGTTACGGCTATGCGTGGGTCATTTCCATAGCGCTTTGTATGGTCTTTGCGATGCTGGTCTATTTCAAGCGGAAGCGCTGGTGGTAA
- a CDS encoding LapA family protein, giving the protein MNKKVIAALVAIGVYLIILAQNTEIVTVKLLFWEASMSRIILMTITGMIGFIIGYLFARFSGGRHGEASASIHKAE; this is encoded by the coding sequence ATGAACAAGAAAGTAATCGCGGCCTTGGTAGCAATTGGTGTCTATCTGATTATTCTTGCTCAAAACACCGAAATCGTGACCGTGAAACTCCTCTTTTGGGAAGCATCCATGTCTCGAATAATTCTTATGACAATAACAGGCATGATAGGCTTCATAATAGGTTACCTGTTCGCCAGATTCTCCGGCGGACGGCACGGCGAAGCATCCGCAAGCATTCACAAAGCCGAGTAG
- a CDS encoding ATP-dependent zinc protease — MKGFCLLFCMVLIFGFVKTVDAESKQVMGFIENALVYPGEIKIPAKLDTGADNSSLNVKVLTEFARDGETWVRFQVTDSDGKTFNLERKLIRLAKIKRNGAPRQKRPVVLMGVCVGNFYKEAEVNLVDRSRFKYQLLIGRSFMKGGIVVDPALEHTVQPQCPQEKLSLE; from the coding sequence ATGAAAGGCTTTTGTTTATTGTTTTGCATGGTCCTTATATTCGGGTTTGTCAAAACTGTGGATGCAGAGTCTAAACAAGTAATGGGATTTATTGAAAACGCCCTAGTCTATCCGGGAGAGATTAAGATTCCTGCTAAGCTGGATACCGGTGCGGACAATTCGTCTTTGAACGTGAAGGTTTTGACGGAGTTTGCTCGTGACGGAGAAACATGGGTGCGGTTTCAGGTGACCGACTCTGATGGAAAGACCTTCAATCTCGAACGAAAATTGATCCGCTTAGCCAAAATCAAGCGGAACGGCGCGCCCAGACAAAAGCGTCCCGTGGTCCTGATGGGCGTCTGTGTGGGAAATTTTTACAAGGAAGCGGAAGTCAACCTGGTCGATCGAAGCCGCTTCAAGTACCAACTCCTCATTGGGCGCAGCTTTATGAAGGGCGGAATAGTGGTGGACCCTGCACTGGAGCACACCGTCCAACCCCAGTGCCCACAAGAGAAGCTGAGTCTTGAATAA
- a CDS encoding UUP1 family membrane protein, with translation MNKLHLYILVVVLAITGLGLFFYKAFFLNFPLAPRTTVQVWNVEARVSFVAEGNPVKASMFIPGNTRRYAIVDEHFISSGYGLVATTEETNRRVTWSIRKAAGKQNLYYQAVVRPVRAPAPKGEAESPELEVPKFKGPGEEAVKSLVEDIKAKSADTPTTVAELIKRLNNPNPDDNVRILLGPKPSLFRKVDQAARILRYAGIPVRVVQGVRLQPEKYDFSKKTPLLHWLEVYHNKQWVSFDPLRGKSPVPSDWLRWWQGSQSLVQLEGASKLNVVLSISPKLEEGVTAAVQRGEISKPLLLKFSLFSLPVNTQAVYRVMLLVPVGAFILVILRNIVGIRTFGTFMPVLIALSFRETGLLSGIVLFSLLTGIGLGIRFYLERLKLLVVPRMAAVLIVVVGLMAIFSIVMNTLGIHRGLSVALFPMVIMTMTIERMSILWEERGSSEALIAGAGSLVTAALAFLVMNIKHVEHLVFVFPELLLVLLAAILLLGRYSGYRLLDLHRFKALAKEQT, from the coding sequence TTGAATAAACTCCACTTGTATATATTGGTGGTGGTTCTTGCCATTACCGGGCTGGGGCTTTTCTTTTACAAAGCCTTTTTCCTGAACTTTCCCCTTGCCCCGCGAACGACCGTTCAGGTTTGGAACGTGGAAGCCCGGGTCAGTTTCGTTGCCGAGGGCAATCCGGTCAAGGCTTCAATGTTTATCCCCGGCAACACTCGGCGGTACGCGATTGTCGACGAGCATTTTATCTCGAGTGGCTATGGTCTTGTGGCCACTACGGAAGAGACCAACAGGCGCGTGACCTGGTCCATCAGAAAGGCCGCGGGTAAACAAAATCTGTACTATCAAGCGGTGGTGAGGCCTGTGCGGGCCCCGGCGCCAAAAGGGGAAGCCGAGTCGCCGGAACTGGAAGTGCCTAAATTCAAAGGACCTGGCGAAGAGGCGGTCAAATCGCTCGTCGAGGACATCAAGGCCAAATCCGCGGACACTCCCACGACGGTCGCGGAATTGATAAAGAGGCTCAACAACCCAAATCCTGACGACAATGTAAGGATATTGCTGGGCCCCAAGCCGAGTTTGTTCCGAAAAGTCGACCAGGCGGCGCGTATACTACGCTACGCAGGCATACCGGTCAGGGTCGTGCAAGGGGTCCGGTTGCAGCCGGAAAAGTATGATTTCTCAAAAAAAACCCCTCTGTTGCACTGGCTGGAAGTCTACCACAACAAACAGTGGGTATCTTTCGACCCGCTTAGAGGAAAATCGCCAGTTCCGAGCGATTGGCTGCGGTGGTGGCAAGGGTCTCAGAGCCTCGTACAACTCGAGGGTGCATCGAAGCTAAACGTGGTGCTGTCAATCAGCCCGAAACTGGAAGAAGGGGTGACCGCGGCGGTTCAACGGGGGGAAATCTCCAAACCGCTCCTGCTGAAGTTTTCTCTCTTCAGCCTGCCAGTGAACACACAGGCCGTATACCGAGTCATGTTGCTGGTACCCGTGGGGGCCTTCATTCTCGTGATTCTGCGAAATATTGTCGGCATCAGGACCTTCGGGACCTTTATGCCGGTGCTTATAGCTCTCTCCTTTAGAGAGACGGGATTACTGTCGGGAATCGTCCTATTCAGCCTGCTTACCGGAATCGGTTTGGGCATACGTTTCTACCTGGAACGACTTAAACTGCTTGTGGTGCCGCGCATGGCCGCGGTGCTGATCGTCGTGGTGGGCCTCATGGCAATCTTCAGCATTGTCATGAACACCCTGGGCATTCATAGGGGCCTGTCTGTGGCTTTGTTTCCCATGGTCATCATGACCATGACTATAGAAAGAATGTCCATCTTGTGGGAAGAGCGAGGTTCCAGTGAGGCCCTTATCGCGGGCGCAGGAAGTTTGGTGACTGCGGCACTGGCCTTTCTGGTGATGAACATAAAACATGTCGAACACTTGGTGTTCGTTTTCCCGGAACTCCTTCTTGTATTGCTGGCAGCCATCCTGCTCCTGGGGCGATACTCCGGATATAGACTTCTGGATCTGCACAGATTCAAGGCTTTGGCCAAGGAGCAGACATGA
- a CDS encoding alpha-L-glutamate ligase-like protein: MIFALARKLKKKGVLAINKRNADFVLKYNPRRLYPLVDDKLLTKRLAQENGIGVPELYAVVEVEGQVRHLPDALEGHPDFVVKPAHGSGGEGILVIAGRMHDKFRKSDGLIINYDELNHHIFNILSGLYSLGGQPDRAIIEYRVEFDPIFEAISYLGVPDVRIIVFLGVPVMSMVRLPTRMSDGKANLHQGALGAGIDIANGKTLSAVWGNEIVSEHPDTGRSVNGVAIPHWDDLLGLAARCYDLTGLGYQGVDIVLDRNKGPLILELNARPGLNIQIANNSGLLPRLELVEQHHADLTSIGRRIEFAKNHFAAA, translated from the coding sequence ATGATATTTGCTTTGGCCCGCAAACTGAAGAAGAAGGGTGTGCTGGCAATAAACAAACGCAATGCGGACTTTGTCCTGAAGTACAACCCCCGCCGCCTGTATCCGCTGGTGGATGACAAGCTGCTTACCAAGCGGCTTGCTCAAGAAAACGGGATAGGTGTGCCGGAACTCTACGCGGTAGTGGAAGTGGAAGGTCAGGTCCGCCATCTGCCGGACGCTCTTGAGGGGCACCCCGATTTTGTTGTCAAACCGGCTCATGGAAGTGGTGGAGAAGGAATTCTCGTCATAGCCGGCCGGATGCATGACAAGTTTCGTAAATCCGACGGCCTAATAATTAATTACGACGAATTGAATCATCATATTTTCAACATCCTCAGCGGATTGTACAGTCTGGGCGGCCAGCCCGACAGGGCCATCATTGAATATCGAGTGGAATTCGACCCGATATTCGAAGCCATCAGCTACCTGGGAGTTCCTGACGTTCGGATCATCGTATTTCTTGGCGTCCCTGTCATGTCCATGGTCAGGCTGCCGACACGGATGTCCGACGGCAAGGCGAACCTGCATCAGGGGGCATTGGGCGCGGGGATCGACATCGCCAATGGAAAGACGCTCAGCGCAGTCTGGGGCAATGAAATAGTGTCCGAACACCCCGACACGGGCAGGTCCGTCAACGGGGTGGCTATTCCACACTGGGACGACCTGCTTGGGCTTGCAGCACGTTGTTACGACCTAACAGGGCTGGGATACCAGGGGGTCGATATTGTCCTGGACCGCAACAAAGGCCCGCTGATCCTTGAACTCAATGCGCGACCCGGTTTGAATATTCAAATCGCCAATAACTCGGGCCTGCTCCCTAGGCTTGAACTGGTAGAACAGCACCACGCAGACCTGACCAGTATTGGCCGGCGGATTGAATTCGCCAAGAACCACTTTGCAGCTGCCTAG
- the dctP gene encoding TRAP transporter substrate-binding protein DctP gives MLKKAATVLVATLVLCLCPLVQVFAQTTLSFQCAYPEKANVGQSTSFFASEVARLTNNQVQVKITWPGQGLKITEVFDAVCQGKLDGYSGSLLYYADKVPEVNCQWLPFNWANAADAKDVLLNKGYCQVMADAVAKHGVTYLGALSVSSMGLLTKFPVTKIGDLKGKKIRAVGMEAEIIEALGASAIDIPAPEQHKALKDGVVDGTDFPWYTVEQYKFYEVLSHIVKPALHTPGIIEITINTKTFKALPNDQQQALQKAAMSAMERSFAQSDGIDQAALEKAEKLGVTVSVIPEFQLVKFRGATRSLWNAEAKKSQYSAKLVEILRDHLKKSMGIEQ, from the coding sequence ATGTTGAAAAAAGCTGCGACGGTGCTGGTAGCGACTCTAGTGCTTTGCCTTTGCCCACTGGTTCAAGTTTTCGCGCAGACCACTTTGAGTTTCCAATGCGCCTACCCGGAAAAGGCTAATGTTGGTCAGTCCACGTCATTCTTCGCGAGTGAGGTGGCAAGGTTGACCAACAATCAGGTGCAAGTCAAAATCACCTGGCCAGGCCAAGGCCTTAAAATCACGGAAGTCTTCGACGCGGTCTGCCAGGGCAAACTGGACGGCTATTCCGGTTCCCTTCTGTACTACGCCGACAAGGTGCCCGAGGTGAATTGCCAGTGGCTGCCCTTCAACTGGGCGAACGCGGCTGATGCCAAAGACGTGCTCCTGAACAAGGGTTACTGCCAGGTGATGGCAGACGCGGTCGCCAAACACGGTGTCACATACTTGGGCGCCCTGTCTGTTTCAAGCATGGGCTTGCTAACCAAGTTTCCGGTGACCAAGATCGGAGATCTCAAAGGTAAGAAGATTAGGGCCGTGGGCATGGAGGCCGAGATCATAGAGGCTCTCGGGGCCTCAGCAATCGACATTCCTGCGCCCGAACAGCACAAGGCCTTAAAGGATGGGGTGGTGGACGGCACTGACTTCCCTTGGTACACAGTAGAACAGTACAAGTTCTACGAAGTGCTGAGCCACATAGTAAAACCCGCTTTGCATACCCCGGGAATCATCGAGATTACCATTAACACCAAAACTTTTAAGGCGCTCCCCAACGACCAGCAACAAGCCCTACAAAAGGCGGCTATGAGCGCCATGGAGCGTAGCTTCGCTCAATCCGACGGAATTGACCAAGCGGCTTTGGAGAAGGCCGAGAAGCTTGGCGTGACGGTTTCGGTGATCCCTGAATTCCAGCTTGTCAAGTTCCGGGGAGCAACGAGGTCCCTTTGGAACGCTGAGGCCAAAAAGTCGCAGTACTCTGCCAAGCTGGTAGAAATCTTGCGTGACCACTTGAAGAAATCCATGGGTATTGAGCAGTAG
- a CDS encoding substrate-binding domain-containing protein: MRRAGSITPIAVAAALLLCFASGPGQAQEKKIVRISGAGALSDAVQSYSEQYMKEAGNCSITVTGTGVGLGFKRLIGGETDMVMSTRKPTAEETKLAGEKGLTLASKDIGQVELAVITNDKNSVNELTMEQLAKIFKGEITNWSQVGGPNEPIKVTIRPVPESGIGVRFQEVVLKGAPYTKEHLVMSSYNMTLVVCGKSFAIGYLPTSTSFFDKIGERGVKILSLKKSADSAPYPLASGVTRETLFPISVGFYLYWNSQTDNPCIKGFGDFAEKQTE, translated from the coding sequence ATGAGACGAGCAGGATCCATCACGCCAATTGCCGTTGCGGCGGCGTTGCTTTTGTGCTTTGCCTCGGGTCCCGGCCAGGCCCAGGAAAAGAAGATTGTAAGGATTAGCGGGGCGGGTGCGTTGTCCGACGCAGTGCAATCCTATTCGGAGCAGTATATGAAAGAAGCGGGGAACTGCTCCATCACCGTCACGGGAACGGGTGTTGGTTTGGGTTTTAAGAGGCTGATTGGTGGAGAAACGGATATGGTAATGTCCACAAGAAAGCCGACGGCCGAAGAAACCAAGTTGGCTGGAGAAAAGGGCCTGACACTCGCCTCAAAGGACATTGGCCAAGTTGAACTCGCTGTCATTACAAATGACAAGAATAGTGTTAATGAGCTGACGATGGAGCAACTGGCAAAAATATTCAAGGGGGAAATCACCAACTGGAGCCAGGTTGGAGGACCAAATGAACCGATAAAGGTCACCATCCGGCCGGTACCGGAATCGGGAATAGGAGTTCGCTTTCAGGAGGTAGTATTGAAAGGCGCTCCGTACACAAAAGAACATCTGGTGATGAGTTCCTATAACATGACTCTTGTGGTCTGCGGAAAATCTTTTGCTATAGGATATCTTCCGACATCGACGTCGTTCTTCGACAAAATAGGGGAGCGCGGTGTCAAAATTTTAAGCCTGAAGAAATCGGCGGATTCCGCACCGTATCCCTTGGCGAGCGGGGTTACCAGGGAAACGCTCTTTCCTATTTCAGTCGGTTTTTACCTCTACTGGAATTCGCAAACCGACAACCCGTGTATCAAAGGATTTGGGGACTTCGCGGAAAAGCAGACTGAATAA
- a CDS encoding multicopper oxidase family protein yields MGASTLTRRKFLLVAGGLTATAALRIGSSSVAMAARPVGRPFEFTASILTPGKWPDGKPKEGGIWAINGMFPGPTIRAKEGEEVSVTLCNNLPQPTTMHWHGIHQKGTWFMDGVAMISQRPIQPGDCYTYTFTAFPAGTHWYHSHTGVQYSDGLFGPFIIEEKDNPYKNDYDYERVIMISDWFHIPSERILANLKKGLYMGMASGEMGAKMKMEKPADEIPSKMQMRMASDSAPDVADVPFESALINGKGRFDPGSETPLETYEVAEKDRIRFRVINASSTYAFRLAIDGHKLSAIATDGALTKLQPVDSLLIDVGERYDVIVNADQSVSNYWIRAKTLEEDKEDYALAVLRYKGALQELPKTKAEWGVSLKVTDLKPYSPLELKAPTTNKVLVLSGSMMPYKWMVNGQVFELPQKPATEDSDPPDPPVTQMRFKQGDVVRLVIDNESKMGHPFHLHGHYFRVLGLGAKGAGKYRGQPLNENDPVQKDNLSIPAKSWAVVQWEADNPGFWFFHCHIEWHLATGMAIMVIEGDPPPPPQKIGKA; encoded by the coding sequence ATGGGAGCAAGCACTTTGACCAGGAGGAAATTCCTTCTCGTGGCCGGAGGGCTGACAGCCACTGCAGCCTTGCGTATCGGATCATCATCGGTGGCGATGGCCGCTCGGCCGGTCGGCAGGCCGTTTGAATTCACTGCGAGCATCCTCACACCCGGAAAATGGCCGGACGGGAAGCCGAAGGAGGGGGGTATCTGGGCGATTAACGGGATGTTTCCGGGTCCCACCATCCGCGCCAAGGAAGGTGAGGAGGTCTCCGTTACTTTGTGCAACAACCTTCCGCAACCAACCACCATGCACTGGCACGGCATACACCAGAAGGGAACATGGTTTATGGACGGCGTGGCCATGATCTCTCAGAGACCAATTCAACCCGGAGATTGCTACACATACACCTTCACGGCCTTTCCGGCGGGTACACACTGGTACCACTCTCACACCGGGGTTCAGTACTCTGACGGATTGTTCGGCCCCTTCATCATCGAGGAGAAAGATAACCCTTACAAGAACGACTATGATTATGAGCGGGTCATCATGATCAGCGACTGGTTTCACATCCCTTCAGAGCGGATTCTGGCAAACTTGAAAAAAGGCTTGTACATGGGCATGGCATCCGGCGAAATGGGCGCCAAAATGAAGATGGAAAAGCCGGCTGACGAAATACCCTCCAAAATGCAAATGCGAATGGCTTCCGATAGCGCACCGGACGTTGCCGACGTTCCCTTTGAATCGGCTCTGATCAACGGAAAGGGGAGGTTTGATCCGGGCTCTGAAACCCCTTTGGAGACCTACGAAGTGGCGGAAAAAGATCGAATTCGGTTTCGTGTTATAAACGCCTCTTCAACCTACGCGTTCAGGCTTGCCATCGATGGACATAAACTGTCCGCTATCGCCACTGATGGAGCCCTAACGAAACTCCAGCCAGTGGACAGCCTGCTCATCGACGTAGGAGAGCGATACGATGTTATCGTCAACGCTGATCAGTCGGTGTCAAATTATTGGATTCGAGCCAAGACGCTGGAAGAGGACAAGGAAGACTATGCCCTCGCAGTACTGAGATACAAAGGGGCTCTCCAGGAACTGCCCAAAACGAAAGCGGAATGGGGTGTTTCTCTTAAGGTGACTGACCTCAAGCCGTACTCTCCTTTGGAACTGAAAGCGCCCACCACCAACAAAGTCCTCGTGCTTTCGGGATCGATGATGCCTTACAAGTGGATGGTAAACGGGCAGGTCTTCGAGTTGCCCCAAAAGCCTGCAACCGAAGACAGTGATCCCCCGGATCCACCCGTCACGCAAATGAGATTCAAGCAAGGGGATGTCGTTCGACTGGTCATCGACAACGAATCAAAGATGGGCCACCCGTTTCATTTGCATGGCCACTACTTCCGCGTGCTGGGGTTGGGCGCCAAAGGGGCCGGGAAGTACCGTGGTCAGCCCCTTAATGAGAACGATCCCGTCCAAAAAGATAATCTCAGCATTCCGGCCAAGAGCTGGGCTGTAGTGCAATGGGAGGCTGACAATCCCGGATTCTGGTTCTTCCATTGCCACATTGAATGGCACCTGGCCACAGGCATGGCCATCATGGTCATTGAAGGGGACCCACCGCCCCCGCCGCAGAAGATAGGAAAGGCCTGA
- a CDS encoding TAXI family TRAP transporter solute-binding subunit, whose translation MRQRRGIKYGCAMGRREFLKLTAAVGGIVVLGGPQGAGAAGEKRISVATGGMGGVYFVMGGAIAAVITKHVPNVEAAAEVTAASVDNCKLIAAKKSDLGIIMGDTAYDAWKGLGKFKQALPIQNLAVLYPNFMHVVVVEGKGIGKVADMKGKTISTGAPGSGVEVMALRILEANGINPDKDIKRDRLGASESSGALKDGKIDGYFWCGGVPTAAVLDNAASPGMKISLIPNADCIDKMAVKYGPVYYPEIIPKGVYKGVDNDVPVAAVANCLVAHENMDEKLVYEILAALFDHKADLVAVHKQAEAISLESAVKGSPIPYHKGAQKFFKEKGLNLQT comes from the coding sequence ATGAGGCAGAGGCGTGGGATTAAATATGGCTGCGCAATGGGAAGACGTGAATTCCTTAAGCTAACAGCCGCGGTCGGAGGCATCGTGGTCCTTGGAGGGCCTCAGGGCGCCGGCGCCGCCGGGGAAAAGAGGATTTCCGTAGCCACAGGCGGAATGGGTGGCGTATATTTCGTAATGGGGGGCGCCATAGCGGCTGTCATAACCAAGCACGTCCCGAACGTGGAAGCGGCGGCCGAAGTCACTGCCGCCTCCGTGGACAACTGCAAGCTTATAGCCGCCAAGAAATCTGATTTGGGAATCATCATGGGTGACACAGCCTACGATGCCTGGAAGGGGCTCGGCAAATTCAAACAGGCCCTTCCCATACAGAATCTGGCAGTCCTGTACCCGAACTTCATGCATGTCGTGGTTGTGGAAGGGAAAGGGATAGGCAAGGTCGCGGACATGAAGGGTAAAACCATCTCCACAGGCGCGCCGGGGAGCGGGGTCGAGGTTATGGCCCTGAGAATCCTGGAAGCCAACGGGATAAACCCCGACAAAGATATTAAGCGAGATAGGCTGGGAGCATCCGAATCCTCTGGCGCCCTCAAAGATGGAAAGATTGACGGGTACTTCTGGTGTGGCGGTGTACCGACGGCCGCGGTCCTCGATAACGCCGCGTCTCCCGGAATGAAGATCAGTCTAATACCCAATGCTGATTGCATAGACAAGATGGCGGTCAAGTACGGGCCGGTGTATTACCCTGAAATAATTCCAAAGGGCGTTTACAAAGGCGTTGATAACGATGTTCCTGTGGCTGCCGTTGCAAACTGCCTGGTCGCCCATGAAAACATGGACGAGAAATTGGTATATGAAATATTGGCAGCTTTGTTCGATCACAAGGCCGATCTGGTCGCCGTTCACAAGCAGGCTGAGGCCATAAGTCTCGAAAGCGCCGTAAAGGGATCTCCCATCCCTTATCATAAAGGTGCGCAGAAATTCTTTAAGGAAAAGGGACTGAACCTCCAAACATGA